DNA sequence from the Oligoflexus sp. genome:
AAAGCTCATAACCACAGCTCCCCAGTCCCGAAATCAGGCTGTCCGTTCCACTGCTTCTGTATGATAGATAAGGCAAGATCGCGCTTGTCGAACAAGCTCCTGCCAAAACCTCCCAGACCCCGAGGACGTTTTGAATTTGTGCACTTTGGGCAGGTTTCCTGGCTTGTCGTGAAGCCGGCAGTTACTCCGGCGCCGCCCCCTCCTTCCCCAGTCAACTGAGTGGCATTGGTGGCGTCTAACGACTTACAGTGGCGGGACCGCGACGGTCTTTCACCGTCTTCCCTTCTCTTCCTTGCGGAAACCCAAAGCTATGCGACTATACGCATGGCGTTTATTTCACCGGCCTTCATTCTTGTCAATTCCTTTCTCCTCCGCAAAAATCATTCAGCTCGGTTCGACTCACCCCCGAGGGTTGCTGGTTGGTATTCCTAGGGGAGTTGAATAAAGAAAACAAGCAGCCGTTGTCTTTGCATAGGCATTTCGTTCCTGCAACCTTGTGGTAGGAGCAGGGAATTTTCATACCGGAAGGAAGCGCAAAACCTGAGCACATGGATCACGGAAGGACTGGATTGAAAGCCTCAAATCCCGTTTTCTAAGCAGCATGTCCCTCACATCCAATGCAAAGAGGAGCGAGTATGTTGTCTCACGGTCAGGCTGATTCCATTACCTTCTGGAACTTTCGTTCGGCGCCGATGCGGGCCTTCCATATGAGTTGGATGGCCTTCTTCTTATGCTTTTTCGCGTGGTTCGGCAGCGCGGCGCTGATGGGCGTGATCCGTGAGGAACTGTCTCTCACCAAGAGTCAGATCGGGCATATCATCACAGGATCGGTGGCCATCACCATCATCTTTCGCCTCGTGATCGGCGGGCTTTTGGAACGCATCGGCCCCAGACGGATGTATGCGGCTCTTCTTATCGCCTCGGCGATTCCTGTGATCGGCATCGCCTTCACTCATAGTTATGAATCGTTCCTGATCGCAAGGGTGGCGATCGGCGCCATCGGGGCTTCGTTCGTCATCAGCCAGTATCATACGACCCAGATGTTCAGCCCGCGCATCGTCGGAACCGCAAACGCTATCACTGCCGGCTGGGGCAACATGGGCGGTGGAGCCACGCACCTCGCCATGCCCCTGATTTTCGCCGGCATCCTGAGCCTCGGTTTTTCGCAGTCCAGTTCCTGGCGTCTCTCCATGATCCTGGTGGGCATCCTCTGCCTTGTTATGGGTTTCCTCTACTATCGTTTCACCCAGGATACTCCTGAAGGTGACCTGATCGATCTGCGTCGCGCGGGTCGCCTTCCCCCGCCTCAAAAAACCTCGCAGAATTTTTCCCTGGCGCTGAAGGATTATCGGGTCTGGATCCTGGCCATGATGTATGGCCTTTGCTTTGGCTTGGAATTGACCATTGATAATATCGCGGCTCTCTACTTCATCGACTACTTTCAACTCGATATGAAAACGGCCGGATTTGCTGCCGCGTCCTTTGGCATGATGAATATTTTTTCACGCGCGCTGGGCGGTTATCTGGGGGATGTCTTTGGGCGGAAAATCGGCCTGAACGGACGGGTCTCCTGGCTGTCCCTCGTCATCCTTGGTGAAGGCATATCGCTCATCGGCTTTGCTCAGATGCAGACGCTTTCATCCGCGATCGGACTTATGCTGGTTTTCAGCCTTTTTTGTCAGATGGCCTGCGGAGCAACCTACGCTGTTGTTCCTTTTATCCAGAATAAAGCCCTCGGTCCGGTCGCTGGAATTGTGGGAGCCGGCGGAAATGTCGGCGCGATCCTCACCGGACTTTTATTCGGTGGCGCCCTCGCGTGGCCGACTGCACTCCTTTATCTCGGGATCGCCACGACTTTGATGGCTGGCCTTGCGCTTCTCGTTCGGCAAAAAGCTCCGGCCCCTGTTCCCGAAGGCGCGCTCGCTGTGTAAAAAAGCGGACTGGGGGTTTTCCTTTATTGTAAGAATGCATGCAGAATCCCTAGTCCGAACGAATGGTTAGCGGCTGTCCGCATATTCCTGCTGTGAGCATGCTCCATTCCATCCCGCAGCCGCCGTTAGAGGGAAAGTCGCGGGAGGTTTTTGCCATGCGTCCTTACCTTGCACTTCTATATATGGCCCTGTGCTGGACAGCCCCAAGGCTGGAAGCGCTTGAGGTTCAGAATGGAGCGATCGATCTATCCGCATGGGACGGCGCGAGCAGAATTTCTCTGAACGGTACCTGGATGAGCGTGGAAGATGAACTCGTGGAGGGCCATCAACTCTCGGCCCATGCCCTGACACCGGCCCCTGTTCCCACCCCCGAGAGTTTTGATGCGCCTCGCGATTCCATTCGCTATCAACGCACCTATGTGCTTCGCATTCAAGGCCTTCGCCTGGAGCAGCCCGTCAGTCTTTGGATCGAGAACATGGGCGTTCGCAGCCATCGCTTCCTCTTCTTTCATGAAGCCAGCGGCATCCAGTATGATTTGGGCCAGCTCGGCAAGGTGAGCCGTGATCCGAAAGAGCGGGTGCATATCTTCACAGGCAGCAATGCGATTCAGCTGCCTCCCGTCACTGGCAGCGGCATACTTTTGATTCAGACCAATGCCTATCCCTATTTTCAGGGGCCGATGCCCTCGTACCGCATACTGCATCCCTTGGAATTGGGACCGCAGCATGCCCTGAATAAAAGGGCTCAGCTTCACGTCTATGAAGAATCCTTCGTTCTTGGACTGTTCGCGCTGATCGCTCTTTTCAATCTGGCCCTCTTCATTCAAAGGCCCTCCGAAAAGGGACCGCTCTATCTCTTCGGTCTGAGTCTTTCTTTCGCCTGGCGTTATCTTTCCACCGATGGCTATCTCTATCGAATTTTTGAGCCCAGCTTGTCTCTTTATGAATCGAATCTCTTGGGTTTGGCCTTCGCGCCTCTGACCTGTGGCCTCTTCCTATCGCTTTTTCTTCGATATACGTATCCGAAACAGGTCCCTGCCTTTTTTCCTCTCCTCGCGATCTTGATGATCGGAACCATGGCGACTCACGCTCTTTTTACATCCATTGTTCGTGCGCAGAGTCATTGGGTCCCTTACACAATCGTGCTGCTCATCCTTTTCCTTGCTGTTTGCGTCGTCAGTCTCAAAGCGGCACGGGCTCGGGAGGAAGGAGCTGTCCTGGGTATCCTGGGCATCGCGATCATATTCGCCGGTCACACCAATGATTTTCTGGTCGCTACCACTGCCTATAATTTCATGTATCTGGGGCATTACAGCCTCGTTCTTTTCATCTTCACGCAGTCCCTGGTGGTCGGCCGCCGCTTCGCCCTGACCTTCGAACGCACCATGGTGATGGGCCGCGAACTCAAGACCAAGAATGCCGCGCTGCTGCAGCAGCAAAGCGAAATCCAATCCCTGAACCTGAGTCTTACCGACTATGCCGAAACCCTGGAGCAGAAGGTCGAAGAAAAAACCCGTGATATCGTTTCCATACTGAATAACATCCGGCAGGGTATCATGGCCGTGAAGTCGCCGAGCGGTGAACTTGCGAAGGAACATTCCCTTTATCTCGAAACCATGATCGGCGTCCGCAAAACGGAAGGCATGAACGTCCTCGACGCCTGCTTTGTGGGCTTTGATATCAGCGAGGATCAGCTGGATCAGCTGCGCAACGCTCTGAGCATGATCGTGGGCGAGGACAGCGTCGCCTTTGAATTGAACCAAAGCGCGCTGCCAACGGAAATCCAGCGTCATGGACCCCAGGGCACGCAGATTTTCGAACTGGACTGGAGTCCGGTCATGGCGGGATCACGCATCGAAAAGCTTCTGCTCGTGATCCGGGATGTGACGGAAATCAAACGCCTGCGTCTGGAAGCCGAGGATCAGGCGGCCGAGTTGAAACTGATCGCCGACATCATCAATGTTCCGAAGGAACGCTTCGAAGGTCTGATGACGGCCACCGAGCGATTGACCGAGGCCAACCGCGATATCCTTGTCCGGCTGGATCAGCTCGATGCGGGTTCGGTCGATCGACTCTATCGGAATCTGCATACGGTCAAGGGCATGATGCGCAGCTATCAGATGCGGCAGATCACAGACCTTGTTCACACTGCTGAAAATCGCTACAAGGCTTTGAAAGCCGGGGAGCCGGTAAGGATTCCACTCCTGCTCAAGGATCTGGATGGAATTCTGAGCCTTGTGCGCAGAATGGTGGAAATCCATCGCCATAAACTCGGTCGCGGCAGCAATCAGGATCATCATTACATCCTGATCGACAAGCGCCAGTTCGAGGAAAACCTGCGCAGCATCCGCGAGATTGATTTTCAGGCGCTGCAGGCGGATGATCAATCCCGCTTTGAAAAGATCCGCACCCTTTTCTATAAGGTCGCTTATACGCCCTTGCATAAGGTGCTGGAGGCTCAGGTCGAAGGACTCGCTCATCTGGCCCGTTCGCTGAACAAGCTGCCGCCCAGGACGGAATTTTTCGATCAGGATTTTTCCATCAACCGGGAAGTCCATGAGACGATCAATAACGTCTTCACCCATCTTCTGCGCAATTCCATTGATCATGGCCTGGAGTCCACCGAGCAGCGCACGGCGCGCGGCAAATCACCCGAGGGTCATATCACGATCAGGCTGAGTCCTTTCCATGATCAGCTGCGGATTGATTATACGGATGATGGCAGCGGCATGGACCTCAAAAGGATTCGCGACAAGGGGATCGCCAAAGGTCTGCTGCAGCCTGATCAGGAGGTCACCCATCAGCATCTGGTCGACCTTATACTGCGGCCGGGTTTTTCCACCTCTGAGCGCGTCAACGATATCTCGGGCCGGGGCATGGGGATGGATGCGGTCCGCAGCTTCATCGAGGACATCAACGGGACCTTTGCGGTGCGCGTCGACGAACCCAACAGCACTGTTTTGAAATCGGTTCCCGCGCATTTTGTAATGATTTTGCCCGAGAACAGATTTCAAAGGATAGATGCACCGACGCTCGTCACTCCGACCACGCAGGTCGCCTAGCGCTCGCGCCCGGCGAAGGCCTTCTCCAATGCCGCGATATTCATTCGCTTCATCGGCAGGAACGCCTGCACCAGCCTTTGGATTTCTTCCGGCGAACCCTTGGCCATCAT
Encoded proteins:
- a CDS encoding MFS transporter, which gives rise to MLSHGQADSITFWNFRSAPMRAFHMSWMAFFLCFFAWFGSAALMGVIREELSLTKSQIGHIITGSVAITIIFRLVIGGLLERIGPRRMYAALLIASAIPVIGIAFTHSYESFLIARVAIGAIGASFVISQYHTTQMFSPRIVGTANAITAGWGNMGGGATHLAMPLIFAGILSLGFSQSSSWRLSMILVGILCLVMGFLYYRFTQDTPEGDLIDLRRAGRLPPPQKTSQNFSLALKDYRVWILAMMYGLCFGLELTIDNIAALYFIDYFQLDMKTAGFAAASFGMMNIFSRALGGYLGDVFGRKIGLNGRVSWLSLVILGEGISLIGFAQMQTLSSAIGLMLVFSLFCQMACGATYAVVPFIQNKALGPVAGIVGAGGNVGAILTGLLFGGALAWPTALLYLGIATTLMAGLALLVRQKAPAPVPEGALAV
- a CDS encoding 7TM diverse intracellular signaling domain-containing protein, with translation MRPYLALLYMALCWTAPRLEALEVQNGAIDLSAWDGASRISLNGTWMSVEDELVEGHQLSAHALTPAPVPTPESFDAPRDSIRYQRTYVLRIQGLRLEQPVSLWIENMGVRSHRFLFFHEASGIQYDLGQLGKVSRDPKERVHIFTGSNAIQLPPVTGSGILLIQTNAYPYFQGPMPSYRILHPLELGPQHALNKRAQLHVYEESFVLGLFALIALFNLALFIQRPSEKGPLYLFGLSLSFAWRYLSTDGYLYRIFEPSLSLYESNLLGLAFAPLTCGLFLSLFLRYTYPKQVPAFFPLLAILMIGTMATHALFTSIVRAQSHWVPYTIVLLILFLAVCVVSLKAARAREEGAVLGILGIAIIFAGHTNDFLVATTAYNFMYLGHYSLVLFIFTQSLVVGRRFALTFERTMVMGRELKTKNAALLQQQSEIQSLNLSLTDYAETLEQKVEEKTRDIVSILNNIRQGIMAVKSPSGELAKEHSLYLETMIGVRKTEGMNVLDACFVGFDISEDQLDQLRNALSMIVGEDSVAFELNQSALPTEIQRHGPQGTQIFELDWSPVMAGSRIEKLLLVIRDVTEIKRLRLEAEDQAAELKLIADIINVPKERFEGLMTATERLTEANRDILVRLDQLDAGSVDRLYRNLHTVKGMMRSYQMRQITDLVHTAENRYKALKAGEPVRIPLLLKDLDGILSLVRRMVEIHRHKLGRGSNQDHHYILIDKRQFEENLRSIREIDFQALQADDQSRFEKIRTLFYKVAYTPLHKVLEAQVEGLAHLARSLNKLPPRTEFFDQDFSINREVHETINNVFTHLLRNSIDHGLESTEQRTARGKSPEGHITIRLSPFHDQLRIDYTDDGSGMDLKRIRDKGIAKGLLQPDQEVTHQHLVDLILRPGFSTSERVNDISGRGMGMDAVRSFIEDINGTFAVRVDEPNSTVLKSVPAHFVMILPENRFQRIDAPTLVTPTTQVA